A genomic stretch from Limnobacter thiooxidans includes:
- a CDS encoding flagellar basal body P-ring protein FlgI codes for MKRISFSELKDRVLKVLVLAATAAAVMVFGTQADAQTRIRDLTTVSGVRSNPVYGYGIVIGLDGTGDQTTQTPFTSQSIVAMLQQSGITLPPGANMQLKNVASVMVTGNLPAFAQPGQAIDVTVSSIGNAKSLRGGMLLMTPLKGADGQVYALAQGQLIVGGAGASAGGSKTVINHLSAGRIPAGALVERQVASPFLLGETLQLELNSTDFSNSIRVAEAINASMGPNVAQALDGRIIKVRAPSNPNDRVAFLSRIQELSINKSVGSAKVIVNARTGSVVMNQAVMLESCAVAHGNLTVKITSTPVISQPAPFSQGQTVVAEQADIQISESGGELIEIKGAAQLSDVVKALNALGATPSDLISILQAMQTAGSLKAELEVI; via the coding sequence ATGAAACGCATTTCCTTTTCTGAATTGAAAGACCGGGTACTCAAGGTGCTTGTATTGGCAGCAACTGCAGCGGCTGTGATGGTTTTTGGCACCCAAGCCGATGCACAAACTCGCATACGCGACCTGACCACCGTATCAGGCGTACGCTCCAACCCGGTGTATGGCTACGGCATCGTGATTGGCCTGGACGGTACGGGTGACCAGACCACGCAAACCCCGTTCACCAGCCAAAGTATTGTGGCGATGTTGCAGCAGTCGGGCATCACTTTGCCACCGGGTGCCAACATGCAACTGAAAAACGTGGCGTCTGTCATGGTGACAGGCAACCTGCCCGCATTCGCACAGCCAGGCCAGGCCATCGATGTCACTGTGTCCTCTATTGGTAATGCCAAAAGCCTGCGCGGTGGCATGCTGCTCATGACCCCGCTGAAGGGCGCTGATGGCCAGGTGTATGCCTTGGCCCAGGGCCAACTCATTGTGGGTGGTGCAGGTGCCTCGGCGGGTGGTTCAAAGACGGTCATCAACCACTTGTCAGCGGGTCGCATTCCTGCCGGTGCCTTGGTTGAACGTCAAGTGGCTTCACCATTTTTGCTCGGCGAAACCCTGCAGCTTGAATTGAACAGCACCGATTTCTCCAATTCCATTCGCGTGGCGGAAGCCATCAACGCCAGCATGGGCCCCAATGTGGCGCAAGCTTTGGATGGGCGAATCATCAAGGTACGCGCACCGTCCAACCCCAATGATCGTGTTGCATTTTTATCCCGAATCCAGGAATTGAGCATCAACAAATCCGTTGGCAGTGCCAAGGTCATTGTGAATGCACGCACAGGTTCGGTGGTCATGAACCAGGCTGTCATGCTTGAAAGTTGCGCCGTTGCACACGGCAACCTTACGGTAAAAATCACGTCAACCCCTGTCATTTCCCAGCCTGCGCCCTTTTCGCAAGGTCAAACCGTGGTGGCCGAACAGGCCGACATCCAGATTTCCGAATCGGGTGGCGAGTTGATCGAAATCAAGGGTGCAGCCCAGT
- a CDS encoding flagellar basal body L-ring protein FlgH gives MPEKTTVQQAPSLPAQQGMPTGSLYSTATYRPLFEDQRARFVGDTLTIQILEQINAAQTNSMNASRSDSASIDVPLIQGFFGFGDLKAINGSASSEKDFSGQGSSKAANNLTGTITVSVAGVLPNGNLQVVGEKQIGTNRDVEYLKFSGVVNPITILPGNVVPSTKVADARIEYRGKGAIDSATTMGWLSRFFLTVLPF, from the coding sequence ATGCCTGAAAAAACCACTGTGCAGCAGGCGCCTTCTTTGCCGGCCCAACAGGGTATGCCAACTGGCAGCCTTTACAGCACTGCCACCTATCGCCCCTTGTTTGAAGACCAGCGCGCCCGCTTTGTGGGTGACACACTGACCATTCAGATTCTGGAGCAGATCAATGCAGCGCAAACCAACTCCATGAATGCTTCCCGCAGCGATTCAGCCAGCATTGATGTGCCGCTGATTCAGGGCTTTTTCGGTTTTGGCGATTTGAAAGCCATCAATGGCAGCGCCAGCAGTGAAAAAGATTTTTCCGGTCAGGGGTCCAGTAAAGCAGCCAATAATCTGACTGGCACCATCACCGTGAGCGTGGCGGGTGTGTTGCCCAACGGCAACCTGCAGGTGGTTGGAGAAAAGCAGATTGGCACCAACCGCGATGTTGAATACTTGAAATTCAGCGGCGTGGTCAATCCGATCACGATTCTTCCCGGGAATGTGGTGCCCAGCACCAAAGTGGCTGATGCCCGCATTGAATACCGCGGAAAGGGCGCCATTGACTCAGCCACCACCATGGGCTGGTTGAGCCGCTTTTTCCTGACCGTACTCCCTTTCTGA